A single region of the Streptococcus sanguinis genome encodes:
- the metE gene encoding 5-methyltetrahydropteroyltriglutamate--homocysteine S-methyltransferase, with protein sequence MSTTIIGFPRLGEFRELKFTTEKYFRHEISAEELLAAAKELRAKHWNIVKEKGISEIPSNDFSHYDNVLDAAFLFNVVPSSVQGLELTDLEQYFALARGYQGEKGDVRALPMKKWFNTNYHYIVPKFEKETQVKLAGHKIFDEFAEAKELGLVTRPVVVGPFTLLQVSDFEDGVAPADFVDALAAAYQEVFAKLAELGAERIQLDEPSLVKDLSAEEKALFLDLYKKLLADKKGLEVLVQTYFGDVRDIYTDLVDLPVDAIGLDFVEGKKTLELVKGGFPADKTLYAGIVNGKNIWRNNYEKSLAVLEQIPAENIVLTSSCSLLHVPFTTANEEFEPAILNHFAFAVEKLDEIRDLDAIRNGGGAEALAANKELFATERVGENAELRARIAGLTDADYTRLPAFAEREEIQHKTLNLPPLPTTTIGSFPQTKEVRAKRLAFRKGELSAEDYDKFLAEQIDDWIKWQEEVGFDVLVHGEFERNDMVEYFGQNLSGYLFSKNGWVQSYGMRGVKPPIIWGDVTRLNPITVKWSSYAQSRTDKPVKGMLTGPVTILNWSFPREDISIKDSTLQIALAIKDEVLDLEAAGVKIIQIDEAALREKLPLRRSDWYEDYLDWAIPAFRLVHSTVAPDTQIHTHMCYSEFTDIIPAIDNMDADVISFEASRSNLEILDELKAKNFQTEVGPGVYDIHSPRVPNEGEIDHTIEAILAKVPSSKVWINPDCGLKTRGIPETKASLVRLVEAAKAARQHLK encoded by the coding sequence ATGTCAACGACTATCATTGGTTTCCCACGTTTGGGCGAATTCCGCGAATTGAAATTTACAACTGAAAAATACTTTAGACATGAAATCTCAGCAGAAGAGCTTCTGGCTGCGGCCAAAGAGCTACGAGCTAAGCACTGGAATATTGTTAAGGAAAAAGGAATTTCAGAGATTCCGTCAAATGATTTTTCTCACTATGACAATGTACTGGATGCGGCCTTTCTCTTTAACGTGGTACCGTCATCTGTGCAAGGCTTGGAGTTGACTGACTTGGAGCAGTATTTTGCCTTGGCTCGTGGTTATCAGGGCGAAAAAGGAGATGTCCGCGCTCTTCCGATGAAGAAATGGTTCAACACCAACTACCACTATATTGTTCCTAAATTTGAAAAAGAAACCCAAGTCAAGCTTGCAGGTCATAAGATTTTTGATGAATTTGCAGAAGCTAAAGAGTTGGGCTTGGTAACCCGTCCAGTTGTGGTTGGTCCATTCACTCTCCTGCAAGTATCTGACTTTGAAGACGGTGTGGCTCCGGCTGACTTTGTAGATGCACTAGCTGCAGCTTATCAAGAAGTTTTTGCAAAATTAGCAGAGCTGGGCGCAGAGCGTATCCAGCTGGATGAGCCAAGTCTGGTCAAGGATCTGTCAGCAGAAGAAAAAGCTCTCTTCTTGGACCTTTATAAGAAGCTTCTGGCAGACAAGAAAGGTCTTGAAGTCTTGGTTCAAACCTACTTTGGTGATGTTCGTGACATCTATACAGACCTTGTAGACTTGCCAGTAGATGCGATTGGTTTGGACTTTGTCGAAGGCAAGAAAACACTTGAACTTGTCAAAGGTGGTTTCCCAGCTGACAAGACTCTTTATGCGGGTATCGTCAACGGTAAAAACATCTGGCGCAACAACTACGAAAAGAGCTTGGCAGTGCTTGAGCAAATCCCGGCTGAAAATATTGTGTTGACAAGCTCATGTTCACTGCTCCATGTGCCATTTACAACGGCTAACGAAGAATTTGAACCAGCAATCTTGAACCACTTTGCCTTTGCGGTGGAAAAATTGGATGAAATCCGTGACTTGGATGCTATCCGCAATGGCGGCGGTGCAGAAGCACTTGCTGCCAACAAAGAACTCTTTGCGACTGAACGTGTTGGTGAAAATGCCGAACTTCGTGCGCGTATCGCTGGCTTGACAGATGCTGACTACACTCGTTTGCCAGCCTTTGCAGAGCGTGAGGAAATTCAGCACAAGACACTCAATCTGCCACCGTTACCAACTACGACAATTGGCTCCTTCCCTCAAACCAAGGAAGTCCGTGCCAAACGATTGGCCTTCCGCAAGGGCGAATTGTCAGCAGAAGACTATGACAAGTTCTTGGCTGAGCAAATCGATGACTGGATCAAGTGGCAAGAAGAAGTCGGCTTTGACGTGCTGGTGCACGGTGAGTTCGAGCGTAATGACATGGTTGAGTACTTCGGTCAAAACCTGTCAGGTTACCTCTTCTCTAAGAACGGTTGGGTACAATCATACGGTATGCGTGGGGTGAAACCACCAATCATCTGGGGTGATGTTACTCGTCTCAACCCAATCACTGTCAAATGGTCTAGCTATGCGCAAAGCCGTACTGACAAACCTGTTAAGGGTATGCTGACTGGACCTGTTACCATCCTCAACTGGTCATTCCCGCGTGAAGACATCTCTATCAAGGATTCAACTCTTCAAATCGCTCTTGCTATCAAAGATGAAGTACTTGACCTTGAAGCTGCTGGTGTGAAGATTATTCAAATTGACGAGGCTGCTCTTCGTGAGAAATTGCCACTCCGTCGCAGCGACTGGTACGAAGACTACCTTGACTGGGCAATTCCAGCCTTCCGCTTGGTACACTCTACAGTAGCGCCAGATACACAAATCCACACTCACATGTGTTACTCAGAATTTACCGATATCATCCCAGCTATTGACAACATGGATGCGGACGTGATTTCCTTTGAAGCTAGTCGCTCTAACTTGGAAATACTGGATGAGCTTAAGGCTAAGAACTTCCAGACAGAAGTGGGGCCTGGAGTTTACGATATCCACTCACCGCGCGTGCCAAATGAAGGAGAAATTGACCATACGATTGAGGCTATCTTGGCTAAGGTGCCAAGCAGCAAGGTCTGGATCAACCCTGACTGTGGTCTTAAAACTCGTGGTATCCCAGAAACCAAGGCTAGCTTGGTGCGCTTAGTAGAAGCAGCCAAAGCAGCTAGACAACACCTGAAATAA
- a CDS encoding AI-2E family transporter: MKKINESYKLIVFAALALALVLYIGNIWSGLQSLTSVFSPIILGGVLAFIFNVPMKKLEDLLDKCRVPQKLQRGLALVLEVLILVLIMTGIVSIVVPTLTTAVNQLSATIGKVAPQVAKWLQQSGLLSSSQLKDLTKQLQNSDIVNRAISLLGSLTGNISAIFGNFFSVIMSIFLMFAFLSSKEHLQTITSRLLQVLLPGKAVKRLSYVGSVIVETYDKFLMGQMIEAVIVGILVFIAYSLTGLPYAALTGVLAGVLSFIPYIGPFSACALGAIFIFTDSPWKALLSIAVFQGVQLIEGNVIYPRVVGQSVGLPTLFTLAAALIGGNLFGLVGMIFFTPIFAVIYRLVREFVVEKEERNENGEVA; this comes from the coding sequence ATGAAAAAAATAAATGAATCTTATAAACTAATCGTCTTTGCGGCGCTTGCTCTGGCTCTGGTTCTCTATATCGGGAACATCTGGTCTGGTCTGCAGAGTCTGACTTCGGTTTTTTCACCCATTATATTGGGTGGAGTCCTAGCCTTCATCTTTAATGTCCCGATGAAAAAGCTGGAAGACCTCTTGGACAAATGCCGAGTCCCTCAGAAGTTGCAGCGCGGTTTGGCCTTAGTTTTAGAGGTGCTGATTTTAGTTCTCATTATGACAGGAATTGTTTCTATCGTCGTGCCAACTCTGACCACAGCGGTCAATCAGCTGAGCGCAACAATCGGTAAGGTAGCGCCTCAGGTAGCCAAGTGGCTGCAGCAGTCTGGCTTGCTTTCCTCTAGCCAGCTGAAAGATTTGACCAAGCAGCTGCAAAACAGCGACATTGTCAACCGAGCCATCTCTCTTCTGGGCAGTCTGACAGGCAATATCTCTGCCATCTTTGGCAACTTCTTCTCTGTCATCATGTCTATCTTTCTTATGTTTGCTTTCTTGAGCAGCAAGGAGCATTTGCAGACAATCACTAGCCGTCTCTTGCAAGTCCTGCTTCCTGGGAAGGCTGTGAAACGCCTATCCTATGTCGGTTCTGTCATTGTTGAGACCTATGATAAGTTTCTGATGGGGCAGATGATAGAGGCCGTCATTGTTGGGATTTTAGTCTTTATAGCCTACTCTCTGACAGGCCTGCCTTATGCTGCCCTGACTGGGGTTTTAGCTGGAGTGCTCTCTTTCATTCCCTACATTGGGCCATTCTCAGCCTGTGCTTTGGGAGCTATCTTTATCTTTACCGACAGCCCTTGGAAAGCCCTCCTTTCAATTGCAGTCTTTCAGGGAGTGCAGCTGATTGAGGGCAATGTCATCTATCCGCGCGTGGTCGGCCAATCCGTTGGTCTCCCAACTCTCTTTACCCTAGCCGCCGCCCTGATTGGGGGGAACCTCTTTGGCTTGGTCGGCATGATTTTCTTCACGCCTATCTTTGCAGTTATCTACCGCTTGGTTAGAGAGTTTGTTGTGGAGAAGGAGGAGAGAAATGAGAATGGAGAAGTTGCCTAA
- a CDS encoding insulin activator factor, with amino-acid sequence MKSNKLLLVNGITGILGGLIILYASSQRWHWEIVALIPKMVEKSDWGVLIILISLLFLCLSLAGMAHYSEEPRVNKMSHKLLFFAFLAGIIPFLGNLAGVLAIISGIFYLQDVPKFKSDDKAD; translated from the coding sequence ATGAAATCAAATAAATTGTTATTAGTAAATGGAATTACTGGAATTTTAGGAGGCCTCATCATCCTTTACGCTTCTTCTCAGAGATGGCACTGGGAAATAGTTGCTTTAATTCCCAAGATGGTCGAAAAGTCTGACTGGGGCGTCCTGATCATACTGATCAGCTTGCTGTTTCTTTGCCTTTCCCTAGCTGGAATGGCTCATTATAGTGAAGAGCCAAGAGTCAATAAGATGAGCCATAAGCTTCTCTTTTTCGCCTTTCTTGCAGGAATCATTCCATTTTTGGGGAACTTGGCTGGCGTTCTAGCTATCATATCGGGGATTTTTTATCTTCAAGATGTACCCAAATTCAAGAGCGATGACAAAGCTGACTAA
- the pabB gene encoding aminodeoxychorismate synthase component I yields the protein MHKKTIIDFKQLGQRLIFTNPIKELKTRRLDQVEELLTEIEGWQEKGYYAVGYVSYEAAPAFEEKFQVHSAPLQKEYLLYFTIHDKAEEASIPLTYEEVEMPAVWQELTSEQEYQKAIETIHNHIRQGDTYQVNYTVQLCAELNPEDSLAIYNRLVVEQNAAYNAYVEHDETAILSISPELFFEEHRGQLITRPMKGTTNRGLTLEQDREQAAWLAQDAKNRAENMMIVDLLRNDMNRISQTGSERVERLCSVEQYSTVWQMTSTIKSQLQERVGLAEIFKALFPCGSITGAPKISTMAIIKATEKAARGVYCGTVGICLPDQRRIFNVAIRTIQLEGRKAIYGVGGGITWDSTWKSEYTETQQKSAVLYRKNPRFDLISTGKVTDGQLTLQDQHLQRLTEAAGYFAYPFDQDKLKQELEETCTQLDKEKDYRLRIALKKDGRIELETTPLLPLTETFRKAKLVEQTANLAQPFTYFKTSHRPHLTLEQQEQIYYNAQGQLLETSIGNLLLELDGKLYTPPAELGLLKGIYRLQLLDKGQATEKVLTLADLAQAEKIYACNAVRGLYELEINKGEL from the coding sequence ATGCACAAGAAAACGATTATTGATTTTAAGCAGTTGGGTCAACGCCTGATTTTTACGAATCCCATCAAGGAGCTAAAGACTCGCCGTCTTGATCAAGTGGAGGAACTTTTGACAGAGATTGAGGGCTGGCAGGAGAAAGGATACTATGCTGTCGGCTATGTCAGCTATGAAGCAGCTCCAGCCTTCGAGGAAAAGTTCCAAGTTCATTCGGCTCCGCTCCAGAAAGAATACCTCCTCTACTTTACTATCCACGATAAGGCTGAGGAGGCTTCCATTCCCTTGACCTATGAGGAAGTGGAAATGCCAGCAGTTTGGCAGGAGCTGACTTCTGAGCAAGAGTACCAGAAGGCTATCGAGACTATCCATAATCATATCCGCCAGGGCGACACTTATCAGGTTAACTACACGGTGCAGCTGTGCGCGGAGCTCAATCCTGAGGATAGCTTGGCTATTTACAACAGGCTGGTCGTTGAGCAAAATGCGGCCTACAATGCTTATGTAGAGCATGACGAGACCGCCATCTTGTCCATAAGCCCTGAGCTCTTTTTCGAGGAGCACCGAGGCCAACTGATCACTCGTCCGATGAAAGGGACCACTAATCGGGGACTGACCTTAGAGCAGGATAGAGAGCAGGCTGCATGGCTGGCCCAGGATGCCAAAAACCGAGCAGAAAATATGATGATTGTCGATCTGCTGCGTAATGACATGAACCGCATTTCTCAGACGGGCAGTGAGCGAGTTGAGCGTCTCTGCAGTGTCGAGCAATACTCTACGGTCTGGCAGATGACCTCTACTATCAAAAGCCAGCTGCAGGAGAGAGTCGGGCTGGCAGAGATTTTCAAGGCGCTCTTTCCTTGCGGATCCATCACAGGCGCGCCTAAGATTTCGACCATGGCTATCATCAAGGCGACAGAAAAAGCTGCCCGCGGGGTCTACTGCGGTACAGTCGGCATCTGCCTACCAGACCAGAGACGGATTTTCAACGTCGCCATCCGCACTATTCAGCTAGAGGGAAGGAAAGCCATCTATGGCGTTGGCGGCGGCATCACTTGGGACAGCACATGGAAATCCGAATACACCGAAACCCAGCAAAAATCTGCCGTCCTCTATCGGAAAAATCCGCGATTCGACCTGATTTCTACTGGAAAAGTAACGGACGGACAGCTGACCTTGCAAGACCAACACCTGCAAAGACTGACAGAAGCAGCCGGCTACTTCGCCTATCCTTTTGACCAAGACAAACTGAAGCAAGAGCTAGAAGAAACCTGCACTCAGCTAGACAAAGAAAAAGATTATAGGCTACGTATAGCTCTAAAAAAAGACGGCAGGATTGAACTAGAAACGACTCCTCTACTACCATTAACAGAGACTTTCAGAAAGGCAAAACTGGTCGAGCAAACAGCCAATCTAGCCCAGCCTTTTACCTATTTCAAAACCAGCCATCGGCCACATCTGACCTTGGAGCAGCAAGAACAGATTTACTACAATGCTCAAGGCCAGCTGTTGGAAACTTCTATCGGCAATCTGCTGCTGGAGCTAGACGGCAAACTCTACACCCCGCCAGCTGAACTAGGCTTGCTCAAGGGTATCTACCGCCTGCAGTTACTGGATAAGGGACAGGCTACTGAGAAAGTTTTAACGCTAGCTGATCTGGCTCAAGCAGAGAAAATCTACGCCTGCAATGCAGTCAGAGGACTGTACGAGCTGGAGATTAATAAAGGAGAGCTCTGA
- a CDS encoding alpha/beta fold hydrolase, which translates to MKVIFLHGLGQDEYSWKEVQEALADIPTESLALFPRGNESYQDIRQATLQHLQAQNQPFILVGLSLGGLLALDLADQALPHLKGLILSGTQYNLADNFLYRLQILVFKLMPKSIFTKQGADKSQMIRILTELRKVNLTDKVKKIKLPSLLVYGSKDKPNLKDAYELNKLLKDSQLCIIENGGHTLNIQMPETFAQIIEKFLHEF; encoded by the coding sequence ATTAAAGTTATCTTTCTGCACGGACTGGGGCAAGATGAGTATTCTTGGAAAGAAGTTCAAGAAGCCCTTGCTGATATCCCAACGGAGTCGCTGGCTCTTTTTCCAAGGGGCAATGAAAGCTACCAAGACATTCGACAAGCAACCCTGCAGCACCTTCAGGCCCAAAATCAACCTTTCATCTTAGTCGGTTTATCACTCGGTGGCCTGCTGGCGCTGGACCTGGCTGACCAAGCCCTTCCTCATCTAAAGGGCTTGATTTTATCCGGAACTCAATACAATTTAGCAGATAATTTTCTCTACAGACTGCAGATTCTCGTCTTTAAACTGATGCCTAAAAGCATCTTCACCAAGCAAGGAGCCGATAAAAGCCAGATGATACGGATTTTGACCGAGCTACGTAAGGTAAATCTCACTGATAAAGTAAAGAAAATCAAGCTTCCCAGCCTGCTTGTTTACGGCAGCAAAGACAAACCCAATCTAAAAGATGCCTATGAGCTTAACAAGCTGCTGAAAGATTCTCAGCTTTGCATTATAGAAAATGGCGGCCATACTCTAAATATCCAAATGCCAGAAACATTTGCTCAAATAATAGAGAAGTTCCTACATGAGTTCTGA
- a CDS encoding ABC transporter ATP-binding protein, with the protein MENVLVLQQVSKKFGRQYALTDVSLTIKKGDIYGLIGKNGAGKTTLIKVITQLLEASSGNVSLFGSQNYQEWTQSLKRVGSVIETPVAHNHLTAYENLSYYCKLRHIPHADKVIRETLEYVDLTDTGKKKFRDFSLGMKQRLGLAIALLTRPDLMILDEPINGLDPVGIKEFRQLVQRLNEELGMTFIISSHILSELYLVGNRFGIIEEGRLIREISKAEFEEQSEDYIVLKTSQLEEASRLIHDQLMHRIKVVNASDEIHIFTHSHEISKIVKELAVADIPVQEIYYARQNLENFFTDLVK; encoded by the coding sequence ATGGAAAATGTTTTGGTTTTACAGCAAGTCAGCAAGAAATTCGGCCGGCAGTACGCTCTGACCGATGTGAGTCTGACGATAAAAAAAGGAGATATTTACGGTTTGATTGGCAAGAACGGGGCCGGAAAGACCACTCTGATCAAGGTCATCACCCAACTCTTGGAAGCAAGCAGTGGCAATGTCTCCCTCTTTGGCTCTCAGAACTATCAAGAATGGACGCAGAGCCTCAAACGGGTCGGATCAGTTATCGAAACTCCGGTTGCTCACAACCACCTGACAGCCTATGAAAATCTCAGCTACTACTGCAAGCTCCGCCATATTCCCCATGCGGACAAAGTCATCCGTGAAACCTTGGAATACGTGGACTTGACGGATACCGGCAAGAAAAAATTCCGCGACTTCTCACTCGGGATGAAACAACGGCTGGGTCTGGCTATCGCGCTTCTTACCAGACCTGACCTGATGATACTAGACGAGCCTATCAATGGCCTGGATCCGGTCGGCATCAAGGAATTCCGCCAGCTGGTGCAGCGACTAAACGAAGAGTTGGGCATGACCTTTATCATCTCCAGCCATATCCTGTCTGAACTCTACTTGGTGGGTAACCGGTTCGGCATTATCGAGGAAGGACGACTGATTCGCGAGATTTCCAAGGCGGAGTTTGAAGAACAGAGCGAAGACTATATCGTGCTTAAAACGTCGCAGTTGGAAGAAGCCAGCCGGCTGATTCACGACCAGCTCATGCATCGTATCAAGGTGGTCAATGCCTCTGACGAGATTCATATCTTTACCCATTCGCATGAGATTAGCAAGATTGTCAAGGAACTTGCGGTCGCAGATATACCGGTGCAGGAGATTTACTATGCACGACAAAACCTAGAAAACTTCTTTACAGACTTGGTCAAATGA
- a CDS encoding ABC transporter permease, whose protein sequence is MMDFIRADLYRLMRSKGFWITEFLLFCAIISTTFFHANIHFGANISSNAAASQSLGKLTGLQALDYFAGNTDSLLFFTIIGLSMVLGVDLSRKLYKNCLSYGISKLSYYFSKFFVCVSIAAFHFLLILSISFVTASLSNGIGSAPSSFLPQLGAALFIQFLSTVAWIAIISFILYASHSIVSSFLTYFLGGTLLTIPLIFYPDNEWLLYLTMRFNTDMAADSGAVIKAILTVVTVTLLFMGGGLMVFKKKNL, encoded by the coding sequence ATGATGGATTTCATTCGAGCCGATTTATACCGGCTCATGCGCTCAAAAGGCTTTTGGATTACTGAGTTTTTATTATTCTGTGCGATTATCTCAACAACCTTCTTCCATGCAAATATTCATTTTGGAGCAAATATCTCCAGCAATGCGGCTGCTAGTCAATCTCTAGGAAAACTAACCGGCCTTCAAGCTCTGGACTATTTTGCAGGCAATACAGACAGTCTACTCTTTTTCACCATCATTGGTCTCAGTATGGTCCTTGGAGTAGATCTGTCTCGGAAACTGTATAAAAACTGCCTGAGCTACGGCATCTCTAAGCTCAGCTATTATTTTTCTAAGTTCTTTGTTTGTGTTAGCATCGCAGCCTTTCACTTCCTGCTGATTTTATCTATCTCCTTTGTGACTGCTAGTCTGTCCAACGGAATTGGAAGTGCCCCCAGCTCTTTTTTGCCTCAGTTGGGAGCTGCTCTCTTCATTCAATTTCTCAGCACGGTTGCATGGATTGCCATCATTTCTTTTATACTCTATGCCAGCCACTCGATTGTATCTAGCTTTCTGACCTATTTCCTTGGCGGTACCTTACTGACTATTCCCCTCATCTTTTACCCTGACAATGAATGGCTGCTCTATCTGACCATGCGTTTTAACACAGATATGGCAGCAGATAGCGGAGCTGTTATCAAAGCTATCCTGACAGTGGTAACGGTCACCTTGCTCTTTATGGGTGGCGGGCTGATGGTTTTCAAAAAGAAAAATTTATAA
- a CDS encoding ABC transporter permease translates to MLHSIQAELYQLVRSKPFWLIEGLLFFLIFISSLGERNFNFYISTSSDPEEIVIQGWTGFEALGELAKDFLPFVMITVLVLVIFLLGRDLTRKLYNNILTSGVSRKEFYLSKIAVLVTIIIFQLVTAFAVVFIFGSLFHGLGTMPKNFFWRFSLSFFRSFLFIMTCSSVVTCLLYLTRSTLASYLVFFALIMLQSSLVIVFPQINSELFLFLILAGSLLGGYQAFQHRDL, encoded by the coding sequence ATGTTACATAGCATTCAGGCGGAGCTATACCAGCTTGTCCGCTCCAAACCTTTTTGGCTAATAGAAGGGCTGCTCTTTTTTCTCATTTTCATCAGCTCTCTTGGTGAAAGAAACTTTAATTTTTATATCTCTACATCTTCTGATCCAGAAGAAATAGTCATCCAAGGTTGGACAGGATTTGAAGCTCTCGGGGAGCTTGCTAAAGATTTCCTGCCCTTTGTCATGATTACTGTCCTTGTGCTCGTTATCTTTCTGTTAGGTCGTGACCTGACTAGAAAATTATACAACAATATATTAACCAGCGGGGTTTCTCGGAAAGAATTTTACTTATCCAAAATAGCTGTTCTTGTCACAATTATCATCTTTCAACTAGTAACAGCCTTTGCTGTAGTCTTTATCTTTGGAAGCCTCTTCCACGGACTTGGAACTATGCCAAAGAACTTTTTCTGGAGATTTTCCTTGTCTTTCTTTCGCTCCTTTCTCTTTATTATGACCTGCAGTTCTGTAGTTACCTGTCTCCTCTACCTGACCCGCTCCACCCTAGCCAGCTATCTCGTCTTTTTCGCCCTGATTATGCTTCAGTCTAGCCTCGTCATCGTTTTCCCTCAGATAAATTCTGAACTATTCTTATTCCTTATTCTAGCTGGTTCTCTCTTAGGTGGTTACCAAGCCTTCCAGCACAGGGACTTATAA
- a CDS encoding ABC transporter ATP-binding protein — protein MQTVLEVKQVTKQYGQQYALDHVSLSIQKGEIYGLIGKNGAGKTTLLKTISRLIHANSGTVSVFGSQNSKEWNETLRKIGTVIETPVAYNQMTAYQNLNYYCKVHQIAQPDQLIKETLAYVGLSNTGKKKFRNFSLGMKQRLGIAIALISKPELMILDEPINGLDPLGIKEFRLMIQRLNQELGITFIISSHILSELYLVATKFGVIDQGRLVAEFTKDDFDRASEDYIVLKTSDKEQAANLIQGKLHYQLKDADKSDELHIVAQEQELNDINRELVLSNIHVNGIYAAHKDLEKYFTDLVQ, from the coding sequence ATGCAAACTGTTTTAGAAGTAAAGCAAGTTACCAAACAATATGGCCAGCAATATGCCCTTGACCATGTGAGTCTTTCAATCCAGAAGGGCGAAATTTACGGTTTAATCGGCAAGAATGGGGCTGGCAAAACCACTCTTCTCAAGACCATTAGCCGGCTCATTCATGCTAACAGCGGAACCGTGTCTGTCTTTGGTTCGCAGAACTCTAAGGAATGGAATGAAACCCTGCGCAAGATAGGAACCGTCATCGAAACACCAGTTGCTTACAATCAAATGACTGCTTATCAAAACCTCAACTACTACTGCAAGGTCCACCAGATTGCCCAACCCGACCAACTCATCAAGGAAACCTTGGCCTATGTCGGATTGAGCAATACTGGTAAAAAGAAATTCCGCAACTTTTCGCTAGGAATGAAGCAGCGTCTAGGAATCGCTATTGCACTTATCAGTAAGCCTGAACTCATGATTTTAGACGAGCCCATCAACGGCCTAGATCCTCTTGGCATCAAGGAATTTCGACTGATGATTCAGCGACTCAATCAAGAATTGGGAATCACTTTTATCATTTCCAGCCACATCTTGTCCGAGCTTTATCTGGTAGCCACCAAGTTTGGAGTGATTGACCAAGGACGGCTTGTCGCAGAATTCACCAAAGACGATTTTGACCGAGCCAGCGAAGATTATATCGTCCTCAAGACTAGCGATAAAGAACAGGCTGCCAATCTCATCCAAGGCAAGCTCCACTATCAGCTCAAGGACGCTGATAAATCTGACGAACTGCACATTGTCGCCCAAGAGCAGGAACTAAATGACATCAACAGGGAGTTGGTCCTATCCAACATTCATGTCAATGGTATCTATGCAGCTCACAAAGATTTAGAAAAATACTTTACAGATTTAGTCCAGTAA
- a CDS encoding ABC transporter permease, translated as MLHTFQADFYRFFRSKAVWITEFIFLLTTLSAVFGKLNAVQLIQAVSNAIGNNTFIIIILSMVVIGTDLNKQLYKNTLTSGVSRTSFFVSKALVMVCVTFLQLALYYSINFILAAILNGIGDLSATFLLQFILLFFVQCLTVIAWTAVISFILYLSKSMIAALGGYLFCASLTGALAQFYPKSLWLQHFTMSFDFETLQSNGVTLRIVLIALFLGTVFTAASLYTFHKKDL; from the coding sequence ATGTTACATACTTTTCAAGCAGATTTTTACCGCTTCTTTCGTTCCAAGGCTGTTTGGATTACCGAATTCATCTTTCTACTGACGACCTTGAGCGCAGTCTTTGGCAAATTAAATGCCGTCCAGCTTATACAAGCGGTGTCCAACGCTATCGGTAATAATACATTTATCATCATTATCCTCTCTATGGTCGTCATCGGGACAGATCTGAACAAGCAGCTTTACAAGAATACTTTAACCAGCGGCGTTTCCCGTACCAGTTTCTTCGTCTCTAAAGCCCTAGTCATGGTCTGCGTAACGTTCCTGCAGTTGGCTCTCTATTATAGCATCAACTTTATCCTAGCAGCCATCCTAAACGGTATTGGTGATTTATCCGCCACCTTCCTGCTTCAGTTTATTCTTCTATTCTTTGTGCAGTGCCTGACTGTTATTGCTTGGACAGCCGTTATTTCCTTTATTCTTTATCTGAGTAAATCTATGATTGCTGCTCTGGGAGGTTACCTTTTCTGCGCATCCTTAACCGGAGCTCTGGCTCAATTTTATCCCAAATCATTATGGTTGCAGCATTTCACCATGAGCTTTGATTTTGAGACGCTTCAAAGCAACGGTGTAACCTTAAGAATTGTTCTAATCGCCTTATTTTTAGGAACAGTCTTTACTGCAGCAAGTCTTTATACTTTCCACAAAAAGGATTTATAG